TATATCGATCTCCATCTGTCGGAGAATCTCGTGGTGGAAGATTTGGCGAAGCTGGCGTTTCTGCATCCGAATTATTTTATCGGCTTTTTCAAAAATGTCGTCGGCTGTTCTCCGATTCAGTATGTCAATATAAGGCGGATGGAGGAGGCGAAAAGGCTGCTGGAGGAAACGGCGGCCGCCGTGTCCGATGTTGCCCGGCAGGTCGGTATGCAGAATCATTACTTATCCCGGTTGTTCAAGCGGCATATCGGGCTGACGCCCAGCCGATACCGGCAAATTTACCGGGCGGCGCAATGCGGCGCGGAAGAAGGGGGAAGCGGGTTATGACAACGGAAGCCGCCGGTTATTTCAGCAGGGAGCTGCTGAGCTGGTATCTTGAGAATAAACGGACCCTGCCATGGAGAATGAACCGCGATCCTTATCGGATCTGGGTATCGGAAGTGATGCTTCAGCAGACGCGGGTTGATACGGTCATCCCTTATTATGAGCGGTTCATGGAGAAGTTTCCGACCGCGGCCGCCCTTGCGGAAGCGCCGGAGGCCGAGGTGCTCAAATGCTGGGAGGGGCTCGGCTATTATTCACGCGCCCGTAATTTGCAGGCGGGAGCGGGCGAGGTGGTCAGCCGTCACGGCGGGACCGTCCCGGATGATAAGGAAGCGGTCTCAGCTCTAAGAGGCATAGGGCCTTATACGGCCGGGGCTATCATGAGTATTGCCTTTAACCGGCCGGAACCGGCGGTGGACGGCAATGTGATGCGCGTACTCTCCCGGTACTTCTGCCTGGAGGACGATATTGCCAAGCCGTCTACCAGGGTTAAGATCGAGAAGCTTGCCGCATCGCTTATCCCCGAAGGGTCAGCCGGCGATTTCAACCAAGGCCTGATGGAGCTCGGCGCGCTTGTATGTACGCCGAAATCACCGGGCTGCCTTACATGCCCGGTGATGGCGCATTGCGAAGGGCGGATGGCAGGCAAGGAGCACACGCTGCCTGTCAAGACGAAGGCCAAGCCGCCGCGGCCGGAGACGCGGCTTGCAGCGCTCGTTGTCGGCACCGGCGAGCATGCCGGGAAGGTGCTTGTCCGCCAGCGGCAGGAAAGCGGCCTGCTCGCACGGATGTGGGAGCTGCCGCACGTGGAGGGGCCTCTGCCCGGCGGCGGCACGGCGGTGAAACCGCGAAGGCGTGGACGGGGAGCTGCTCCCGGCCCGTTCTTATCGGTCGGCGAGAGCCTGCCGGCGCCGCGGGGCGGCATACCGCTGCGCTCGCCGGACAGCGCTGCCACGGCAGAAGGCGACGGCACGCTGCTTCCAGTGCAGATCGGAGGAGGCGATGTCCCGCTGCAAGCTGCAGCCGGGCACCCGCTCCACCATGGCTCGCAGCAGCATATCGGCGGACCTCCGCTGCCGCTTCACGCGGTGCAGTCGGACATGCTGTGCAGGGGGCTCTACGAGCAGGACGGCCTTCTTGTCAGGCCGGCCGGTTGGTGGGGCGAAGCCGAGCACGTATTTAGTCATATTGTGTGGAATGTTCAAGTCTATCGGGCGGAATTCGGCTTCTGGTTGGCGGATGCTGCGGCTCTTGAGGAGCAAGAGCTCGCAGCGTCACCGGGTGCTTCATTGACTTACGGAAACCTGATGGCAGCGGAGGAGCGATCCTTGTATTCCATAACCGGAGAAGCTAACCGCCGTGACGGCCTTGGCGGACTGCCGCCGAATTATCGGTGGATAGGGCCGGAACAGATGCGTGAGCTCGCATTTCCGAATGTTTTTCTGCGTTTGCTGCGGGACTACTGGGATTCGGTAACTTTCGGATTGGGGGATGAGTAAAATGGCAGGCATGCTTGAGAGGCTTATGAAGGAGAAGATAGTCGCTATCTTTCGCAATATAGAAGACCGTCATGCGGACCAGGCTGCAGAGGCTCTTCTGGCCGGCGGCATCACGATGATGGAGATTACCATGAACACGGAAGGCGCTCTTGGAATGATCAACCGCTGGCGGGAGAAATATGGGGAGCAGGCGGCAATCGGCGCCGGAACGGTTCTTGATCTTCAAATGGCGAAGGAGGCGGTTGCAGCCGGAGCGCAGTATCTTATCTCGCCTAATCTGGACGAGACGGTTGTGGATTACGGCCTTAAGAACGGCGTTTCCGTATGGCCGGGCGTCATGACGCCGACTGAAATCGTACGCGCCTGGAAGGCGGG
This is a stretch of genomic DNA from Paenibacillus sp. sptzw28. It encodes these proteins:
- the mutY gene encoding A/G-specific adenine glycosylase; protein product: MTTEAAGYFSRELLSWYLENKRTLPWRMNRDPYRIWVSEVMLQQTRVDTVIPYYERFMEKFPTAAALAEAPEAEVLKCWEGLGYYSRARNLQAGAGEVVSRHGGTVPDDKEAVSALRGIGPYTAGAIMSIAFNRPEPAVDGNVMRVLSRYFCLEDDIAKPSTRVKIEKLAASLIPEGSAGDFNQGLMELGALVCTPKSPGCLTCPVMAHCEGRMAGKEHTLPVKTKAKPPRPETRLAALVVGTGEHAGKVLVRQRQESGLLARMWELPHVEGPLPGGGTAVKPRRRGRGAAPGPFLSVGESLPAPRGGIPLRSPDSAATAEGDGTLLPVQIGGGDVPLQAAAGHPLHHGSQQHIGGPPLPLHAVQSDMLCRGLYEQDGLLVRPAGWWGEAEHVFSHIVWNVQVYRAEFGFWLADAAALEEQELAASPGASLTYGNLMAAEERSLYSITGEANRRDGLGGLPPNYRWIGPEQMRELAFPNVFLRLLRDYWDSVTFGLGDE
- a CDS encoding bifunctional 4-hydroxy-2-oxoglutarate aldolase/2-dehydro-3-deoxy-phosphogluconate aldolase yields the protein MAGMLERLMKEKIVAIFRNIEDRHADQAAEALLAGGITMMEITMNTEGALGMINRWREKYGEQAAIGAGTVLDLQMAKEAVAAGAQYLISPNLDETVVDYGLKNGVSVWPGVMTPTEIVRAWKAGADAVKVFPMGTLGLKYLAEIKAPLDKIPMMATGGVDLDNIAHYFQAGACSVGMGSKLVNLDWVRSGRFDLLTDRARQFAEAVKSL